A window of Deinococcus sp. HSC-46F16 contains these coding sequences:
- a CDS encoding methionine ABC transporter ATP-binding protein translates to MSVSSPLPALLFEGVGKTYPGQSSPALQDLTLAVPRGRRVGIIGRSGAGKSTLVRLIGGLETPDAGRLLVQGQDLSQLAPAQRRSQQARIGVVFQHFNLLAQRTALGNVTLPLELAGVPRGVREARARDLLAQVGLADLAGRYPAQLSGGQKQRVGIARALVLDPDLLLADEATSALDPETSAGILALLTEVQRHRDLTLVVVTHQLEVVRAACTHVAVLDAGRLVESGETREVLARPAHPVTRALLDAHRPQVPLSPGETLRRVTLPDLGADTLERLAALGARLVQAEPHPQGVDAWLALPETAPDPALWPREVSFPLGARA, encoded by the coding sequence TTGTCCGTTTCATCTCCCCTGCCCGCCCTGCTGTTTGAGGGCGTGGGCAAAACCTATCCGGGCCAGAGCAGCCCGGCCCTTCAGGACCTCACGCTGGCGGTGCCGCGCGGCCGCCGGGTCGGCATCATCGGCCGCAGCGGCGCGGGCAAGAGCACGCTGGTCCGCCTGATAGGCGGGCTGGAGACGCCCGACGCGGGCCGCCTGCTGGTGCAGGGGCAGGACCTCTCGCAGCTCGCACCCGCGCAGCGGCGCTCACAGCAGGCCCGCATCGGGGTCGTCTTTCAGCACTTCAACCTGCTCGCGCAGCGCACGGCCCTGGGGAACGTGACCCTGCCGCTCGAACTCGCGGGGGTGCCGCGCGGGGTCCGGGAGGCGCGGGCGCGGGACCTGCTGGCGCAGGTGGGGCTGGCGGACCTCGCGGGCCGCTATCCCGCGCAGCTCTCCGGCGGGCAAAAGCAGCGGGTCGGGATCGCCCGGGCGCTCGTGCTGGACCCCGACCTCCTGCTGGCCGACGAGGCCACGAGTGCGCTCGACCCGGAGACGAGCGCGGGCATCCTCGCCCTGCTCACCGAGGTGCAGCGCCACCGCGACCTCACGCTGGTCGTGGTGACCCACCAACTGGAGGTCGTGCGGGCCGCCTGCACGCACGTCGCCGTGCTGGACGCGGGGCGGCTGGTGGAGAGCGGCGAGACGCGGGAGGTGCTGGCCCGGCCCGCCCACCCGGTCACCCGCGCCCTGCTGGACGCGCACCGCCCGCAGGTGCCGCTCTCGCCGGGCGAAACGCTGCGCCGGGTCACCCTCCCCGACCTGGGCGCGGACACGCTGGAGCGGCTGGCCGCCCTGGGGGCGCGGCTGGTGCAGGCCGAGCCGCACCCGCAGGGGGTGGACGCCTGGCTGGCCCTGCCGGAGACGGCGCCCGACCCGGCACTCTGGCCCCGTGAGGTCTCCTTCCCGCTGGGGGCGAGGGCGTGA